Genomic segment of Lentisphaera araneosa HTCC2155:
GTCTGCGAACGATCTGTAGCGAATGAAATGAGCGATCTTCAAACTTTTTTATACTGCTAACTGATTTCTGACGACTGCAACTTACCCTAAATAGTTAATTTAAAACAGCTTAAGAAATCTCTTCTTCGAGGCGTTTGATTTCTTTGAAGAGGACTTGTTCGACGCGCTTTTTGTAGACGTAGGCGGAGCCTTCTGTGACGCCGACGGTTTCTGCGATCTCCGCAACTTTTTTGCCTTCGCGGAACATCATGAAGGCATCGCGAGCATTGGCATGGAGGTCGTCTTTAACATTCTTCCATGCGAGGTTGGCAATGTAAGTACGCCATTCGCTCTCGGCAATTGTTTCGATCTCTGGCAGGCTGACGCCATTGAGGTAGCCTTCGACTTCCTGACGTTTCACTTTTTCGTAGCGCTTGAGGCGGGCTTGCTGTGATTTAAGGAAGTTTTTTACCGTATTGCCCGTGACCGTACAGAGCCAACCGCGAAAACGTCCCTTCTGCTGACTATAATCAAAGTCAGGCATCTTATCCCAGAGTTTGATCAAAACATTCTGACTGATTTCTTCGGCATCGTGATGATTGAGGTTCATGCGTCGGGCAATAACGTAGAGGTAGGGACGGTAGTAATAGACAAACTCTTCCCAAGCGGATTCATCATCGTGATTTTTCGCACGTAAGAGAAGGGTCTGTCGGGTATTCCAGTCAGTCATATATCTACCTTAATTTTGAATAAATATATTTTACTGGTACAAGGCTTTTAACTCAAGGAAAAAAAGCCTTGGCTTTATTGAATTCCCGTGATTAAAGCTTGCTTTTCACGCTTCTTTGCGAGGCTCGTGCTTAGGGACTGCTTTAAAATTTCCACTTCTTGCTGATTGAGTTTCTGACTCGCTTCTTCAAGAATGAACTCTTGCTCCATCTTATAGAAATCCTGCAAGCGTTTCTGGACCTTGTCGTAGCCTCTTTTTCCGGGTTTTAATTTGGCTTTTTCAGCTTTGAGTTCTTTGTACCAATTGAGGTTCTCATCCCACCAAAAACGTTTGTATAAACCTAGGACCGCTTGCTTTGATTCACTCGTTAAACTTGAGTTTTGGATACTGGCTGGAAGCTGATAGTCCTTAGCCATGGGGATCGGTTTCTCGGGGTAATCATAATCATAGTACTTTACTTCTTCGACACCTCCAAAGGACCAGAGCTCACCCTTAATTTGTTTGCCTTTGTTAAATACATCTACACGCCAGTAATAAGTCTTTTGAGGATCGAGTTTTCCGGGTGTAAAAATATTACGGCTTTGCTGACCACGGAAAGCCGCGGCATCGCCCTTCTCTACTGCGAATTTGTCGGCGGAAAAATAGATATCAAAGGCTTCGTATTCACGTGCGGGGCGCCACATTAACTCAGCATCAGCTTTGACATTTTTAGCATTGAGCGCGGGAATCGGCATACTCGCTTTTGTATGCTTGTAACCAGGGATCCAATAATTTTCACTCGTACTATCATAGGGGCCCACATTCGCTAAAGTTTTGATCGGGCGAAAATCCAAATTGCTGGGATCGCGAAGTACAGAACGTGGGTCGGTCTCTAAGTTATTTTCACTCTTGCAGAAAAGTGGAATACCGCGGCTCACGACAAAGTGACCATTGATCGCTCCCGCGAGGTTATTTTTCACTGTTGAATAACGATTATAACCGCCCATGAGTGGCGCACAGGGAAGCGCAATATCAGTCTTGCCTGCAGAGAAAGCATCGAAGGAGAGATTATTATAAACTTGGTGTCGATCACCTTTGAGTTTTAAACCAGCTGAATTCCAAGCGACGTTGTGATTGACGGTCCCGCCCTCGCCCCAATTGACAAAAGCCGTGAACATACTGGAAGTATCGAATCGAATTGCGGCTTTACTGCGCAGGCCATGAATCCAGTTGTGACTGACTTTTACATCCTTAATAGCATAAACACCGCAGTTGATTGCCGAGCCATCGTGTTGGAGTAAGCTCATATTGTGAAGGTAATTGTATTCAACGATATCCGCAGGACCCGAACGGTAGCCCTCGGAATTACCCGCAGTATGCACCGTGTTGTAGCGGAAAGTTGTGTGACGTCCCTTGCCCATTTCTATGGTGCCACCATCTCCACCACCAATGCACGTGAAATCAATATGATGAAAGAGGTTATTCTCAACTATGTTTTTGTATCCCGTCATCTTGAGTGCTGGGCCATCAGCGTATTCAAAGACGCAATTGCTCACACGATTATTGCTGGGTTCCATTTCCGTCGACATAGAGTTCTCTATTTTGGTGTACTGATTCTTGCCAAATTCACCCAAGACAAATTTATTGAATGAGGGGTACTTAAAATGACAGTCATCCACAGTCATATTGGCGCAGTTCGCAATATTGAGTGTGGAAGCAAAAAACTGAATACCCTGAATCTTGAGGTGCTGAGATTTTTTGATCAACAAATTAAAATCCTGCACTTTGGCGCGAATTTTTAAATCCTGAGGCTTTTGTCCCGCTTGGGGTTTGAGGTAGAGTTTCTTATCCTCTGGAGTGAAGTACCATTCCTTCTCCGCATCTAGGGCCATGAGTCCCTCGAGGTAATAATGGCCCAGCTTCTTTTTGTGAGCAAAGAACTTGTCGTTATTGAGCATGTTGAGGTTGCCCTTCATGGTCGTGGTATCGTAAGTGAATTGATCACTTCCCGCTTGGTGTTTGGCAACGTGCTGAGCGTAGCTCATCCAAGCATTGATATTGAGAACGGCTACAGCACCAGTGAAGTCGATACCCGTTTGGGCTAAAGTTTGTTGATTGACGCCCTCCTCTAGACCTTTGGGTCGAGCATCTACCATGGTGCCAAAAGTACTTTCTTTACCTTGGTGGCGCCAAGTGGCTTCCATATCAAAGACGGAATCGTTTTCAAAAGAGGCGTTGGGCCAACGTGCGGTAATAGCCATTTCATCATTGATGAAGAGTTGGGTGATATCGCGATCAAGTGTGGTGCTAAATATACCTTTATCATCAGCTTGCCATTCTTGTTCTATGAGTACTGAACCATCGAAAATAACTTCTTCACCAGGATAAGCCACGAGGCTGATAGGTTTATCTTGCTGACCCTCGAGGCCAGATATATCGATGACTTCAGAATAACGTCCCGCTCTTATGTAGACGCCATCGCCGGGCTTTAAGCGTTTCGCTAAAGCATTGATAGATTTTAAGGGAGCATCAATGCTTCCCGAATTCTGATCATCGCCCTGGGCAGAGATAAAATAAGTTTGTCCAGAGAATTGAGGCAAAACAATTGCCTGATGCAGTTCAGTAGATTTATTTATACTCGCATGTGTAGCATCTTGAGCTTGATTACAGGAAGCAATGAGTCCCATGAGGCTCAGAGAGCTGAGTAAGCGCCATTTTTTATTCATTATTGATGTCCTTAATGACTTTTCTTTTTAAACTTTTTGAGGGCCGCGTAATCAATGGGCGGCGGATTTTCGAAATCAAATTCATCTCCCATGCTGACCTGCAGTTTTTTGAGGTCCGACTTCAAAGTATCTAATACAGCTTTGTATTCTGGCTTATCTGCGAGGTCATGCATTTCTTTGGGATCCTTTTCCAAATTGTAGAGGCGGTATTTCTTGGCATAGGGATAAACCATTAACTTCCAATTATCTTTGAGGATCATGCGCTGATAATTGATGTACTTGCCATAAATAGCGGGATAATGCTGCTTGGTTTTCTCCTCAATGAGGGGAAGCAGACTTTTAAATTCCACGTACTCTGGCTTGGCGATCGTCGCTAAATCAAGACTTGTTGCCATGGCATCCTGAATGTAAATAGAGGTGGCATTGCGCTGACCCTTAGGGATACTGGGACCCACGATAATGAAGGGGGCACGCATGCTATGTTCATACATATTTTGCTTACCTACTAAACCGTGTTCCCCTACAGCTAAGCCGTGATCGGAAGTGAAAATGACATAAGTATTGTCAGCTTTTCCAGAATCTTTAAGTGCCTTGAGTACACGGCCAATATTGTGATCCATGTGCGTTGTGGCCGCAAAGTATTCCTGACGGTTAATTTTAGTGGCGTATTCATTGCGGGGGAAAGGCATAATAGCGGCGTCGCGCAATTGCTTACCACAGCCAATTTGATCGCGGTAGGGATAAAGACCTAAATGGTTTTTGGGTAATGAGATCTTATCGATGGGATACATATCCACATACTCTTTGGGTGCCTGACGTGGATCGTGGGGTGCGTTAAAACCCACGTACATGAAAAATGGTTGATCAATGTCTTTGGCATCATCCAAAAATTCTATCGCATCATCTGCGGTAACTTCTGTCCAGTGTTTTCCACCTTCCCAAAATCCGCCATGCTGTTTATCCCAAGGTTTCCAACCTTGTTCATAGTCCTGTGGATGGAGAGGACGATTCTGCCCTGCTTCTGTTTGAGCTGGCATTCCACCACGTACATTTTTTGTGATGTCAAAAGGAGGGTTTTTAAATGTTTTCCCTGGCACATGCCATTTGCCAGTCATGTAAGTTTTGTAGCCCGCAGCTTTCATGATCTGAGCCCATTGAGGCTGCTTGCGTACAGTCTGATTAGCGCGATTAACAAAGGCACCCGAGTTAAACATGGCACGACTCGCCATGCAAACGGCACCACTCCAGGAACCCATATTATAAGCTCTAGTGAATAGTATGCCCTCTTTTGCCAAGCTATCTAAGTGGGGAGTCTGACATTCTAATTCCCACATGATCGACAAAGTTTCTAAGGCCTGGTCATCAGATAAAATAAAGAGAATATTAGGTTTTGCACTCTCCGCGAAAAGGCTATTCGCGAAGAGTGTAAGAAGAAGTGATATTTTTAAAAACTGAGTCATGAAAATTCCTTTTTGTTCTGATTTAACTCTAATACAAAGCTGAACTCAATCATTAAACTCAATTCAGTGATCATTTCCCCAGTTTATAGAGCGTACACTTTAACTTGCTTGAGTGCTAAAGCAGGTGCACGCATAGATTTGATGCGATCATCCTCTTTTTGCATTTGCAATTCAGATGTATTCTTCAAGCCAATTTTTACATATTTAGCCTCAGTGTTCACTTTGGGTGTAATATGCCATTCGCGACCCATGGCAATATGATAAGGATCTGCCTGCCAAATTTCCTTCCAGTCCTTACCATCGAGGCTGGTCCAAACCGTTAAGCCACGCATGGCATTCTGACGATCTTTTGAATTGGCAATGATATGAAGGCCGTTAACTTTAGCCGAATCTTTGAGCTCGAGTTGAAACCAAGCGCCTTCACCTGGTTTAGATTCGAAAATCGGACCGCTTGAAGGTTCGTCAACGAGGTTGACCACATCAGAAACTTTAGCATTTGGGTTTCTTAGTGAGCTATAAGTGACTTTAGCATTTTTCGAAACGAGTTGGCCGCGTTTCTCAGGAAAAATAGCCGCTAGATATTGTTCAGGAAAACCTGCTTGCAAACCGATTTTTGATGTATCAATTGGCTTAAAGCCCGATTTTAATGCAGGTGAATCCGCTGCTAACTTAAAATCTGCAGGAGTCATTTCTTTATTGAAATCTAAAGGCTTAGCAAATAGTGGATCGGCTAAGATAGAATTTTTTTCCTGACCTTTCCCCTTCCACGTTTCTAAATGCTTCTCAACTTTATTTAAACCATTGGTCGCGAAAAATACATTGCTCTGTAAATCACAAGACTCTGGAGTCTTGATTGTATTCGATGATCGACCCGTATAAGGAGCGATGCCTGCTCTGGTGTGATAGAAAATATTGTTTTTCACTTTTGAGCCAGGGTTAGGTTGCTGGTCTGGGTAGAGGCTAAAACGAATATTTGTATTGATGAACATATTATTTGTGACGTCATTATTACCTTTGTGAACCATTCCACCCGCAAGGATGAGGTTTTCTGTATATGTTGTGCCACGCTGCCAGTCATCACAACGCAAACCGTTACCTAAACTCATATAGAGAAAGTTACGGCGCATGATGTTACCCGTACCTGCACCCGAAACATTGAGTGCAGCGCCATCACCAATTTTTGTTCTCGCGCGATAAACGTAGTTATTTTCAACGATATTATCTCTTGTGTGAAGGTAAGGAAGCGTTTTGTCCTGGATCTTATCCCCCTTAAACTCTTTCTCTTTAATTTCATTCCAGCGCAAAGTTTTACTGGCTTCATCCCAGTCGACTTCTTTGCCTTCTTCGAAAATGGCGCCGCGAACTCCGCAAAGCCCAATAGCTTTACGAGGAACATTGCGGATATGATTATTGGCAATATGATTCGCCCCACTCTGCCAGACAAAAATGGCGTGACCATGCCAAATCACTTCGCCGCAACGATCAATGAGATTGTTTTCAATTTTATTATTTTTATTGACGTCTTTCGTTCCTGGGCCATAACCACAGAGTAAGATTCCCATGTGGCCCACACGATCTATTAAATTATTCTTTACTGTGATCTTTTGTGCGTGAAGATCGAGGCGAATTGCTGAGCTGCCGCCATTGGTGAAACGTGACTCACTTACGGAGCAGTTTTCCGCGCCACGAAAGCGCAACATGGCGTTGGCATAATCAAACTTATCCCAATCGTGCTGTATACCCCAGCCTTTATGATCGTCATACCAAGAGTAGCGATCTGTGTGGGTAAATGTTAAACCTTTGAGGTGAATATTTTTTACGGGTTGATCCACTGGACCATCATAATTAATTTTACCTTCGAGTTTCACGAGTTCGATGAGCGCTGGAGCTACGATATTGGCACTTGGCTGAGCCGATTTAGGCCAGTAGTAAATCTTTCTAGTTTGGGTATTCACACACCACTCACCAGGAGTATCCAATACATCGATAACATTCTCAACTCGCGTGGGGTTGTAGGGTTTAGGCGTAGTTGATGGAGGTGTATTGCCTTCGTATTTCAACCAAGCTACATTGCCCTCAAGTTTTTCGATCGTTGAAATATTTTGCGTCCATGGAACACCACAGAAAAAGGCTTCCACATCGCTTAAGTTTTCCCAGTTCTTAATTTTATCTCCTGGGAATTCGAGGCGTCGTAATAAGGGACGATCAGCTTCTAGGGCGACATTTCGCGTTGCAAATTTTTTGAAGTTCTGTTGTGGAGCCTGAAAACCACGACAACGAGCTCGTTCGAGCCTAAAATCGCCATCAAAGAGAACTTTAAAATCTTTTAAGCCTGTAGGCATATCGGCTACCCAGATTTTGCCTTTTGCGACTTCCGCAGTTCCTGTTGGATAATCACTAACTTTCTTCCAATTAACTACGTTCACACCCGCGCTGAGCACTGGGCTTTCATTTTTATACGCCTGGTAAGTGTTTTTAAAACCATCTAAAGCACTGTCTTCGAGTCCTAAAACAAAAGTCTTATCTCTTTTATATGTTCCCGCTCGAAGGTAGACATTGTGATCTTCTTTAATACCTTGAGCTTTTAATTTTCTAATGGATTCTCGAGCTTTCTCCAAGCTCTTAAAGGGAGCATTTAGTGATCCCTCGTTAGCATCTTTTCCCTGTGGGGAAACGTAAAAATCGGCTGCTTGAGCAGCACAGGCCAAAAGAGTCGAAGCGACTAATGACTTAATGAATTTCATTATAAAACCTTAGTTATATTGGATTGCACCCATACTTACAGAATGAGCAACAACGTTTAGATGTCTCAAAAACCCATCTGCTTAGATAAGGGTAATTGAGTAAATAAAATTTTAGCGAAAACTATCCCACATGGTATCGGACTCATCGCTAGATTCATAAGGGCTACGGAGGCCTAAAAAAGTTTGCATTAAACTCATCGCTTTAGCCGATCCATCGACCATCAAAAAATTGGCTTCACCGTATTCATGAGTCCAAAAGATACTGGCATCACCTTCTGCAGCTGCCATGTGAGCCGAACTTCTCACGCCACGGTTCATAGCGCCCAAGTTATTTCCTGCCCAGGGGTAATCAAACATCAGCACTGTTTCTGAGCTTTTGTTCACTTCAGTCGTGGATTTACCATAGGTATTGCTGACCATGCCCAAGTAACGACTATCACTGTCAGTGCCTGAAGCATTGGCTTGATTCATTGTGTAGGAACGTATTTTTCTGTTGGCATTACTGCGGACAACATCATCAACGGGGCAAATATAAATATCCGATTGAGCTGGCCATACACCCGTCATATCGCCATCGCTTAAATTCCTTCCGTCATAGCCCTGACCTAGACGGTCGTCCCAAGTGATATTTCTTCCTTCATCGGGTGCAGTATTACCTGATTTTGGGACTCGTGAATCATTATCACCAGCATACATGGCAACAGCAAAACCAATTTGCTTCTGATTACTTAGTGCCTGACCGAAATGAACCTAAGTCTTTTAAGTATAATAATTTATAAGGAAAATAAGTTGTGAGTTTTTCTAGAAAACAGTATTAAAGCACCCTATAAAACTTTTGTTTAAATGTATAGTGCTTCATCATAAACTACTTTTATCCAATAGGATACAGATAAAATAAAAGAACCCAAGGTGTCATATAGCATGCGTAATTTTACAAGTACACAAGCAGAATTAGGAGAAAACCCACTTCTCGGAGTCACGCCAATTGAACAAGTGAGACTCGACACATACTGCCGTGATGAAATAACCAAAACTCTTCGTGGTTTACAAGAAATTTATCGAAACAAAGTTTTACTCAAAGAAATCCAAGATGTTTTGTCTGAATTAGTTCCTAAAGGAACATCCTGGAATGATGGACGTAAAGGAATGGATCTCTGGGTTATTTTTGTTTTAGGCACTTTGCGTTTGAGCTGTAATTGGGATTATGACAAGCTCAAAAGTTGCTATGATTATCATCACAAAATTCGGGAGATCTGTGGAGTTGATCTTTTTTGTGATGTCGACATAGTTACAGGACGCCAAACAATACACGATAACGTTAGCCTTTTTACAAAAGAAATTGCCAATAAAATTAGTAAGCTCGTAGTTGCTTTCAGCCATGAATTACTTTTCCCAGAAGAACGAGAATTACATAGTCGTTGCGATTCTTTTGTTTTTGAAACGAATGTTCATTTCCCCACTGATTTGAATCTATTAAAAGATTCTGTACGCAAAGTATTGAGCATCGGAGGCAAATTGGCTTCATCTTTGAAAATCACTGGCTGGCGTGAAGTAAAAAGCCAGCAAAAGAAATTCCATAGCCTTTATAATAAACTGAGCAAGATGCGTCACTCTAACTCGAAGAAAGAAGAGCGAAAGGAAAAACGTCGCTTAGAAATAGAGAGATAATTAAGGATTACTTAGTGTGGCTCGAGCTCATTTACTCAAAGCAAGAACTCTCCAGAATTCTTTAGATGAAGAGTGTCCCAAGCTTCAGTTAAACATGGATTACACGGACTTATTCATTAAGCAAATAAGTCGTAGAGTTCTTAATGGAGAGACTATTTCACCCGATGAAAAGGTGTATTCGATTTTTGAACCTCACACAGAATGGATATGCAAAGGAAAAGCTGGGATTCGTCAGGAACTTGGCGTGAAGGTATGTGTAGTTGAAGATCAGTTTGGCTTTATTCTCGACCATAGGATCATGAAGGGCGAGCAGGATAAAGACGTGGCGGTTGAAATGGTTCGTAAAAGTAAGGAGCTGTACCCTGGGCTGACATCGATGAGTTTTGATAAGGGTTTTTATTCAAAGGTAGATAAGGATGGTCAAAATAATCACTCCCGCATTGAAGCATTAGAGGTAAGAGCTCACCTCCCTGTAAAAGGTCGCCGAAATAAAGCTGCTCAAGAGCGTGAAAGTAAGGAGGCCTTTGTCGTCGCTCGCAAACAACACCCCGCAGTTGAATCAGCTATTAACGCTCTTGAAAGTCATGGTTTTGACCGATGCCCTGATAAGGGTACTCCTAATTTCGAACGTTATGCCGCTATGGCGATAAGTGCCAGTAATATCCATCATCTTGGTGCTATCATCATGGCCAGAGAAATCAAAGTCCTACGTAGAAAAAGAAAAAGCGCTTAAAGCTCTTCATAATAATAAAAACGCCATTCACGACGTACTTTCTCCTGCCTTGACTTAGTGAATAAATAGAAAAAAAGCCTTTGTTCTGACGCCTAGGCCTTAAAAAAATGATAATACTATGACTGCACGACACGTATAGCCATATTTTGAATTTTTATATTAA
This window contains:
- a CDS encoding right-handed parallel beta-helix repeat-containing protein, with product MNKKWRLLSSLSLMGLIASCNQAQDATHASINKSTELHQAIVLPQFSGQTYFISAQGDDQNSGSIDAPLKSINALAKRLKPGDGVYIRAGRYSEVIDISGLEGQQDKPISLVAYPGEEVIFDGSVLIEQEWQADDKGIFSTTLDRDITQLFINDEMAITARWPNASFENDSVFDMEATWRHQGKESTFGTMVDARPKGLEEGVNQQTLAQTGIDFTGAVAVLNINAWMSYAQHVAKHQAGSDQFTYDTTTMKGNLNMLNNDKFFAHKKKLGHYYLEGLMALDAEKEWYFTPEDKKLYLKPQAGQKPQDLKIRAKVQDFNLLIKKSQHLKIQGIQFFASTLNIANCANMTVDDCHFKYPSFNKFVLGEFGKNQYTKIENSMSTEMEPSNNRVSNCVFEYADGPALKMTGYKNIVENNLFHHIDFTCIGGGDGGTIEMGKGRHTTFRYNTVHTAGNSEGYRSGPADIVEYNYLHNMSLLQHDGSAINCGVYAIKDVKVSHNWIHGLRSKAAIRFDTSSMFTAFVNWGEGGTVNHNVAWNSAGLKLKGDRHQVYNNLSFDAFSAGKTDIALPCAPLMGGYNRYSTVKNNLAGAINGHFVVSRGIPLFCKSENNLETDPRSVLRDPSNLDFRPIKTLANVGPYDSTSENYWIPGYKHTKASMPIPALNAKNVKADAELMWRPAREYEAFDIYFSADKFAVEKGDAAAFRGQQSRNIFTPGKLDPQKTYYWRVDVFNKGKQIKGELWSFGGVEEVKYYDYDYPEKPIPMAKDYQLPASIQNSSLTSESKQAVLGLYKRFWWDENLNWYKELKAEKAKLKPGKRGYDKVQKRLQDFYKMEQEFILEEASQKLNQQEVEILKQSLSTSLAKKREKQALITGIQ
- a CDS encoding RNA polymerase sigma factor is translated as MTDWNTRQTLLLRAKNHDDESAWEEFVYYYRPYLYVIARRMNLNHHDAEEISQNVLIKLWDKMPDFDYSQQKGRFRGWLCTVTGNTVKNFLKSQQARLKRYEKVKRQEVEGYLNGVSLPEIETIAESEWRTYIANLAWKNVKDDLHANARDAFMMFREGKKVAEIAETVGVTEGSAYVYKKRVEQVLFKEIKRLEEEIS
- a CDS encoding sulfatase-like hydrolase/transferase; amino-acid sequence: MTQFLKISLLLTLFANSLFAESAKPNILFILSDDQALETLSIMWELECQTPHLDSLAKEGILFTRAYNMGSWSGAVCMASRAMFNSGAFVNRANQTVRKQPQWAQIMKAAGYKTYMTGKWHVPGKTFKNPPFDITKNVRGGMPAQTEAGQNRPLHPQDYEQGWKPWDKQHGGFWEGGKHWTEVTADDAIEFLDDAKDIDQPFFMYVGFNAPHDPRQAPKEYVDMYPIDKISLPKNHLGLYPYRDQIGCGKQLRDAAIMPFPRNEYATKINRQEYFAATTHMDHNIGRVLKALKDSGKADNTYVIFTSDHGLAVGEHGLVGKQNMYEHSMRAPFIIVGPSIPKGQRNATSIYIQDAMATSLDLATIAKPEYVEFKSLLPLIEEKTKQHYPAIYGKYINYQRMILKDNWKLMVYPYAKKYRLYNLEKDPKEMHDLADKPEYKAVLDTLKSDLKKLQVSMGDEFDFENPPPIDYAALKKFKKKSH
- a CDS encoding right-handed parallel beta-helix repeat-containing protein; this encodes MKFIKSLVASTLLACAAQAADFYVSPQGKDANEGSLNAPFKSLEKARESIRKLKAQGIKEDHNVYLRAGTYKRDKTFVLGLEDSALDGFKNTYQAYKNESPVLSAGVNVVNWKKVSDYPTGTAEVAKGKIWVADMPTGLKDFKVLFDGDFRLERARCRGFQAPQQNFKKFATRNVALEADRPLLRRLEFPGDKIKNWENLSDVEAFFCGVPWTQNISTIEKLEGNVAWLKYEGNTPPSTTPKPYNPTRVENVIDVLDTPGEWCVNTQTRKIYYWPKSAQPSANIVAPALIELVKLEGKINYDGPVDQPVKNIHLKGLTFTHTDRYSWYDDHKGWGIQHDWDKFDYANAMLRFRGAENCSVSESRFTNGGSSAIRLDLHAQKITVKNNLIDRVGHMGILLCGYGPGTKDVNKNNKIENNLIDRCGEVIWHGHAIFVWQSGANHIANNHIRNVPRKAIGLCGVRGAIFEEGKEVDWDEASKTLRWNEIKEKEFKGDKIQDKTLPYLHTRDNIVENNYVYRARTKIGDGAALNVSGAGTGNIMRRNFLYMSLGNGLRCDDWQRGTTYTENLILAGGMVHKGNNDVTNNMFINTNIRFSLYPDQQPNPGSKVKNNIFYHTRAGIAPYTGRSSNTIKTPESCDLQSNVFFATNGLNKVEKHLETWKGKGQEKNSILADPLFAKPLDFNKEMTPADFKLAADSPALKSGFKPIDTSKIGLQAGFPEQYLAAIFPEKRGQLVSKNAKVTYSSLRNPNAKVSDVVNLVDEPSSGPIFESKPGEGAWFQLELKDSAKVNGLHIIANSKDRQNAMRGLTVWTSLDGKDWKEIWQADPYHIAMGREWHITPKVNTEAKYVKIGLKNTSELQMQKEDDRIKSMRAPALALKQVKVYAL